A window from Musa acuminata AAA Group cultivar baxijiao chromosome BXJ3-10, Cavendish_Baxijiao_AAA, whole genome shotgun sequence encodes these proteins:
- the LOC135650820 gene encoding ethylene-responsive transcription factor WIN1-like — protein sequence MVQSKKFRGVRQRHWGSWVSEIRHPLLKRRVWLGTFETAEEAARAYDEAAVLMSGRNAKTNFPVPRTPEGDAAAAADASSKALSEVLSAKLRKCCKTTPSSSLTCLRLDTEKSHIGVWQKRPGTRDGSSWVMTVELGNASHGREDAGEAMMAPTSSLAVEGVSSQEAVGGMDEEERLALQMIEELLGRNRPTSPSHAGIEGEDSFFL from the exons ATGGTACAGTCGAAGAAGTTCCGAGGAGTCCGGCAGCGCCACTGGGGCTCCTGGGTCTCTGAGATAAGACATCCTCTCCT GAAGCGAAGGGTGTGGCTTGGCACCTTCGAGACGGCAGAGGAGGCCGCCCGAGCCTACGACGAGGCCGCGGTGCTCATGAGCGGACGCAACGCGAAGACCAACTTCCCGGTGCCCCGCACCCCGGAGggcgacgccgccgccgccgccgacgccTCCTCCAAGGCCCTGTCGGAGGTCCTCAGCGCCAAGCTCCGCAAGTGCTGCAAGACCACCCCCTCCTCCTCCCTCACCTGCCTCCGGCTCGACACCGAGAAGTCTCACATCGGGGTCTGGCAGAAGCGCCCCGGCACCCGCGACGGCTCCAGCTGGGTCATGACCGTGGAGCTCGGCAACGCGAGCCACGGCCGAGAAGACGCCGGCGAGGCGATGATGGCGCCGACGTCGTCCCTCGCTGTGGAGGGGGTGTCGTCCCAGGAGGCGGTCGGAGGGATGGACGAGGAGGAGAGGCTGGCGTTGCAGATGATAGAAGAGCTCCTCGGCAGGAACCGCCCAACCTCTCCCTCCCATGCAGGGATAGAAGGTGAAGACAGCTTTTTCCTCTAG
- the LOC135650786 gene encoding SPX domain-containing protein 1-like — protein MKFGKSLGNQIEDALPEWRDKFLSYKDLKKRLKLISGGGGERLAKRPKVADDVGPGDRDPSSAPESAAMPVVEEEEDFMRLLEAELDKFNTFFVEKEEEYIIRQKDLQDRVVEAISKDSKEELMKVRKEIVDLHGEIVLLENYSALNYTGLAKILKKYDKRTGALIRQPFIQKVLQQPFFTTDVLYKLVKECEAMLDRLFPKIETSTSVEDCDGQNREQKPAKPRSSLVGGVPESEEIEYMESSYMKSTIAALRAMKEIRGGSSTVSFFSLPPLKSNGLEERWNNVPVLEQAAK, from the exons ATGAAATTCGGGAAGAGTCTTGGTAACCAGATCGAGGACGCGCTGCCGGAGTGGCGGGACAAGTTCCTATCATACAAGGACCTCAAGAAGCGCCTCAAGCTCATCTCCGGTGGCGGCGGAGAGAGGCTAGCCAAACGGCCCAAGGTGGCCGACGATGTGGGGCCTGGGGATCGCGATCCTTCCTCGGCGCCGGAAAGCGCGGCGATGCCGgtggtcgaggaggaggaggatttcATGAGGCTCCTTGAGGCCGAGCTCGACAAGTTCAATACCTTCTTCGTTGAGAAGGAGGAAGAGTACATCATACGCCAGAAG GACCTACAGGATCGAGTTGTGGAAGCCATCTCGAAGGATTCCAAGGAGGAGTTGATGAAAGTGAGAAAGGAAATTGTAGACCTCCATGGAGAGATTGTCCTCCTCGAGAACTACAGTGCCCTCAACTATACTG GGCTAGCGAAAATACTGAAGAAGTATGACAAGAGAACAGGAGCACTTATTCGTCAGCCATTTATCCAAAAGGTGCTGCAGCAGCCCTTCTTCACCACTGATGTGTTATACAAACTTGTGAAGGAGTGTGAGGCCATGCTAGACCGACTCTTCCCCAAGATCGAAACATCGACATCCGTGGAAGACTGTGACGGGCAGAACAGGGAGCAGAAGCCGGCAAAACCGAGATCCTCATTGGTTGGAGGAGTTCCAGAGTCGGAGGAGATTGAATACATGGAGAGCTCGTACATGAAGAGTACCATTGCGGCCTTGCGGGCCATGAAAGAGATCAGGGGTGGAAGTTCCACCGTGAGCTTTTTCTCATTGCCTCCCTTGAAGAGCAATGGATTGGAAGAAAGGTGGAACAATGTTCCTGTATTAGAACAAGCAGCCAAGTGA